The Solanum lycopersicum chromosome 9, SLM_r2.1 genome window below encodes:
- the LOC101261063 gene encoding transcription factor MYB64-like, whose amino-acid sequence MKLVKQFGLKRWAQIAENMVGRAGKQCRERWHNHLRPDIKKETWSEEEEVMLVEAHKQIGNKWAEIGKRIPGRTENAIKNHWNATKRRQISRRNKLKKEERSNVLQDYIRSKYFSDDMSISSSSSTTPPTNDNNNMKNPCPYLYPYSDDDDDDTPSLLTNQTYDDEMNFMQKLFGNNSLDGANMTTQHQLYLHQAEYDQAASSSFSSGRNKDMVLSSSYPDQQTSTNKFF is encoded by the exons ATGAAGTTGGTGAAGCAGTTTGGATTGAAGAGATGGGCTCAGATAGCTGAGAATATGGTGGGTAGAGCAGGAAAACAGTGTCGTGAGAGATGGCATAACCATTTGCGACCAGATATCAag AAAGAGACGTggagtgaagaagaagaagtgatGCTAGTGGAAGCGCATAAGCAAATTGGAAATAAATGGGCAGAAATTGGTAAAAGAATTCCTGGAAGGACAGAGAACGCAATTAAGAATCATTGGAATGCAACTAAAAGAAGGCAAATTTCACGGAGGAATAAGTTGAAAAAAGAGGAAAGGTCGAATGTTCTTCAAGATTATATTAGAAGCAAGTACTTCAGTGATGATATGagtattagtagtagtagtagtactaCTCCTCCaacaaatgataataataacatgaaaaatcCCTGTCCCTATCTCTATCCCTATtctgacgatgacgatgacgacacTCCATCTTTGCTCACTAATCAAACATATGATGATGAAATGAATTTCATGCAAAAATTGTTTGGAAATAATTCATTGGATGGGGCAAATATGACCACTCAACATCAACTTTATCTTCATCAGGCCGAATATGATCAAGCTGcttcatcttcattttcatcagGAAGAAACAAAGACATGGTTTTATCTTCTAGCTACCCTGATCAACAAACCTCCACCAACAAATTCTTTTAA